The Mycolicibacterium aichiense region TCTGGGTGATCAGCTCACCGAAGTTGTCCATCAGACCGCGCACGCTCATCCCGCCACGCTTGCGGTCCAACTGGCGCTTGAGCAGGCCGACTTGCCCGCTCTCTGTGTACGCATCGAACTTGCGGTCGGCGAGCAGCCCGGCGGGAATGGCACGGCGCAGCTCTTCGCGGATCGCAGAGGAGCTGCTGGTGAAGCGCTGGATCGCTTTGCCGTGTGCGGTCACGTCAAACTCGCTGAGCCCGCTGGCTTCTAGACGCTCGGCAATCGACGCAGCGGCCACCCCACTGTCGAAGGCGAGGCTGGCGTCTTCGGCCACGACATTGCCGGCAAGAATCTGCGCCCGCGCGTGCGGCATATCGGCCAAGGTGAGGGGCTCGACGTGCTGCAGCAACGCAACCCATCGCTCGATGGTCGCCGCAGACTCCAGCTTGCGGGCAGCTCGACCGGCCCACCATTGCGAGATGAAGCCGTCCCGGACGATGTCGGCGCCGGTCACTTGCGCCAGCTGCGTCCACGCGGTGGACCAAGCCTGCAGCGCCGGCCCGAACGCACCTGCGGGATGCGAGGCATAGAACATACGCAGATCCGCAACACGTGGCTGCGTAGGCTGCGCCGACAGAACCTGCCCGATACGCCGCACCGCCGCCACCGTCGCAGAGAGATGCCCCGCATCCGCGTCGGTGAACGGATTCCAGGTGCGGTCGAACACCAGAATCGGCAGAGCCGAAACCCGTTGGCGGAGGTCGGCAACGATGGCGTGACTCTGTTGAAGTTGCTCGGTGAGCTTCGACAAAGTCTTGAGGTCTACCGCCGCCTGATCCACGGCCAGCACATCAGTCAGCTGAGCGAGGACTGCCCGGCGGCGCTTCTTGCGACCAAAGAACCCGGATTCATCAGCGGCCACCGCCGCCGCGTGGATGGCTGGAACGTCCAGATCCACGACTGCCGGTGTGACGGTGGACAACCATTCTGGTCTTGATTGATGCAGATGCGCGAGCACCTGCTCGATACCGGCGAGATGCGCCTGCCCCTGCGGGCTGTGCAGCCCATCCACGGCAGCCAGCGGATACCGTGGTTCCGAAGTCAGCCGCGACCACGCGTCGACGTCACCAGGACTGTCGTACTTGGTGAGCACATCCAACGCAATCCCGCCGGCTTGCAACTCAGTCAGCGCGTTGTCGAATGCCACGGCCGCAGCGTGAATCCTGGCCGGATCAAGGCCAGCTGGCGGCACCCGGTCAAGGAATGCCCAGGGATGGTCGGGCCGTGGACGAGCGTCATCGACCTTTTCGGGCAGGGTGCGCAACGCCTGCGCGACGCTGTCGAAGACAGTGGGATCAGGATTGGTCACAAGGCTTCTCGGTACTGCGAGAGGTGTGACGTCTTGATCTGCCGCCAGCTCCGAAGACCGTGCGGTGTACAGCGACTGGCCGACCGCGTTCTGCTCGTGGAGCCGATCGGCGTAGCGGGCCAGGCTGTGCCGGCTCGATTCGGCGACTTGTAGCTTGGTCTTCAGCAAGTCGGCGTCGTGGCTGAGCCGCAGCTCGAGCGCATGCTTGATCTGGGCCCGCACTGCCGCCGGGCGAGCGGACTTGTCGTGGATGTCCAGCGAAAGCTCGCCCAGCCCAACACTTTCCAGACGCTTCTTCACCACGTCTAGTGCCGCGCGCTTCTCGGCGACGAACAAGACTCGACGACCCGTTGCCATCGCATGTGCGAGCAGGTTCGTGATGGTCTGCGACTTGCCTGTTCCCGGAGGTCCCTCCAGGACAAAAGTGCGGCCGCCGACGGCGTCGGCGACGGCGCGCAGCTGCGACGCGTCGGCCGGTACCGGCACGGTCGTACTGAGTTCATCGAGATTCGGTTCGGCGAGGTCGGAGATGGGGTCGACGAACGGGTTTTGCGGACTCTCGATGAGATGACGGACCAAACTGTTGCGGGACAGCTCTTTCCACGATTCGTCGAGATCCTTCCACAGCGGGAACTTCGCGAACTGCAGGATCGACAGGTGCACGGTGTCTTCGACGCGGAACGGGAGCTTGGCGTCCGCGATGGCTTGGCGGACCCCGTTGAACGTGCCCGTCAGGTCGATGCCCGAGGCGTCTTCGTCCGGCTGGGCCAGCGCCGGGATCTCCAGACCAAGTGATGTGCGTAGCTTCTCGACGAGGCAGTAATTCGGCGTCGACATGCCCGCCTCGTCCATGGTGAGGACATAGCGTTCACCACGGTTGGTCGTACTGAGGGTCACCGGAACCAACACAAGTGGCGATTTCAGCTGTCGGTCGGCCAGCTCCCAGCTGAGCATCCCGAAAGCCAGGTAAAGATTGTTGGCTCCGGTCTCTTCGACAATGGTCTTCGCCTTGTTGGCGAGGTAACGCAGCTTGCTCTTGTAAGACGCCACGGTGATGTCGATGTAGGCGCCATGCTTGTCGGCAAGCAGCAATTCGCGGTCAGGCTCGGGCAGGTCGCGGCCGAAGCGGATCCCTCGGGCGATGTCGACGTTTTGCACTTCATCCGAGCCGAGCAGCGAGATCTGGGCACCGGCGTTGATGGCATCTTCGAAGCGGCTCAACGCCGCCCCGGGGACGTCGAGCCGGTAGCCGGCGCGGTCGGTGTAGTTGATCAGCTTGTTGCGCAAACTCAGGTCCAGCAGCGCGTTCTTCCACTGCCTGATGCGGGCAGGCACCCCGCCGGCTTGCGCGGCAGGCTTCGACTCACTGGCAGTGTACGGCGCGATGACCGGACCGGCTCCCGGCTTGTACTCCGAGACAACAACATTGCCGTCGGAATCGACGCTACGGCTGGGCAACGGGTAGATACGTGCGCGCCGGGCCTGCTGCACATCGGTGACGCCGAGAATGTTTGTCAGGTCGTCACCGAGATGCCGGTTGTGCGGCGAGCGTCTGGCGTCGTCGAACGTCGCGTCGACAGCGGACTGCGTCAGCATCGTGGTCTCTATGAGTCCGATATTGGTCAGGTCGACTTGGTTGACGACCTCGACGGGCTCAGTGGTGGACACGTTCGGAAGGGCTCCGTCGATGCGCCAGTAACCCAGGAACGCATGCCCACGCAGCAGCCAGATCGTCGAGTTGATGCCGCACTGCTCCAGCACGGCGGCCATCACGAGGGTGGTGTCCAGGCACGTACCCAGGCGTCCTTCGAGCACCTCTGCGGGCGTGCGTACCTTCTGGCCAATATCGCCCCAGCTGGCGGGCGGCTCGGCATAGCGGATGTCGCGCGCTTTCATGGCGTCGAAGATTGCTCGCACGATCGCGTCGACCCGTTCGGGGCTCTCGCTCTGGTACCCATCGAGCGACGAGTTTCCGGTTGAGGCCTGCAACCGGTCCGAAACGTCGAGCATCAGACCGGAGATAACCGCCGCATTGGGCTGGACGTACGCCGCCAGCATCTCCAGCGCGAGTTGCGGCGGGGTGGCCTTCCACTGGTTGGCGGCCAGGATGTTGACCTCTTTGGCCGCGTCCGCGAGCACCGCGCCGGTGCTGTCGCGCAGCACGACGCGGATGTCGCCGGGCCGCTGCTCGTCGACGCGCAGCATTGATCCCGGATCGAGCTTGAGGTCCACGTTGCGCAACACAGTGGGTTGGTGTGCGAACAAGTCGAGGTGGATCTCTGCGGGTCCGCCGTGTGAACCGTCGGCGCTGACCACGTCGATTTCGATGACCGCGCCCTGCCGGTCACCGCCGGTGTTGTCGACGGTGATGTGGTCGACAACCGGGATACGGCAGTGAGCCATCGCGTAGCTGAGGTCGGAGATGGCTGCGATATCAATACGAGGCGCGTCTTCCGCCGCCGGAGGCGCCGTGGACACGGAAACGACGGGCGGGGCCAACGAGTGCTTTCCTGCTGGTGCGGCAGGCGCGACCGCAGACTTCAGCTTGTGCACCCGTTCCGCGACGTCGGTGGCTCCGACGGCGCGCAGCAGCAGTTCGGCCGAGTCGATGGCACGGTAGGTCTCGGCATCGCTGAAGTCTCCGGTGTGCGCCCACTTGTTGCGGACCTCGCGCAGCTCCTTGGCGTAGATCTCGGCCTGCCTGGGCATGGCCTTGTTGAAGGGATAGCCGAGTTCACCGAGTCGCTCGGTCATCGCGCGCAGCATGAGGGCGAGGTCGCGGCTCTGGTATTCGCCGCCTCGGCGACCGTTCGCACCATCCTTTGCCCGCAGCAGTTCCGCCCAATCGGTGCCCGGGGGGAGCAACTGGTTGAGCACCTGACTGACAAACGGCGACAGGCCACCGGCGAGTGTGGTCAGCGTTTGCCCCACAAGGGCATGATGATCGACGGCGTTCATTGCTTTTCCCCTTTAGCTTTCGAGACGTCCCACAGCGACCGCGGCGCTGCAAACGAATGCCCTTGCGGCATAGTCGGTCGCAAAGGCTTGATCATGTAATCACGGACGCCGATGTCGACGGGCAGCCTTAGCAACTCCAATTTGCGAACGTCCCGACTGGAGGTCAAGCGAACATGGGTCATCGAAGTCTCCGTTCATCTGGCTCGGCGGCCCGCCTCAAGCGAGCCGCACAGATTCGCACAGGGCACCGACAAGTTGGAGCAGCGTCGTGGAAGCTAGAGCCAAGGAACTAAAGCTGCAGCCCGGCGCTCACTGCGGCTGCGGGGTGTCCAGCCAACAGGCCGCGACTCGCATTCCGCCAGAGGATCTGTGCCACCTGCCCTACCGTCGGTTCTTATGGACAGTGGGGGCCCAGGAAGGCGGACATCCGGGCAGCGGCCTCCTAAGCTCTGTCCGTGCTTGTGTGTGTTCGCTATCCGCTCGAGCACAGAAGGATGGTCCTGCCGCACGACTGCGTCAGCGCTCCGGTGCACACTAACGCCGTACGTGCGGCTGCTCCGGTCTCACCGAATCCAGCCGCATACAAATTGTTCGGCGCACACAGTCACCTGTGTCGGTGACCGCGCTATGTCGACGCCTGGGCTGCTGAGCGACACCCGCGACCCAAAGGAGGTCTGAAAGCCGAAGGCGTTTCGTTCGGTACCGGAGTGACCGACCCAGACGCCAAACTCGTGGCCGATGACCTCCTCGCGCTTGTGGAACCTGAGGCGTAACACACGCAAATTGTGAGTACGGGACGACACAGCGAGTTCTGACGTGATTCCCCCACTTCATATTTCGTAAGATTGACAGCTGCGAAACGGCTGCCCACCGTCGTTACGTAGGCCACCAGAGCAGATCATCGGGGTAGCCGTTATGCGCGAGGTTGTTTAAGGTGCGGAGGCCGAGTGTTTTGCGACGCGTCGCGGTATCGAACGAATCGTATTCGTCGAGGCTTAACATCAATTCGAATTCTTTATCGCCGTCCCGGCAGAAAATCCGGCGTTGTTGGTCGACGCGAACCAGCGGCCGATCATCATCATCGGTCCACTCCCCGACCGCACCGAAGAACAGCTCTCCCACCTCCCGGTAGCGTTCGCGACGCGACGCTTCGACTGCGGCCACCGCCGCAGCTCTGGAGCGTTCAGCTGGAATCCCTCCGATGTCCTCAGATCCGAGGTCCTCGCGCATCCCGTCCTCGCTCCAGGACACGTAATAGCCCACGACTGCGTCATTGTCGTCATAAGCCGCTTCGATCGTATAGTCGCCATATTGCACGTAGTCCCCGTCGTCATCGGACCAGTCCAACGGCTGGTATCCGATTGGCCATTCATCAGTGCTCATCACTCACCAGCCTTTTGTCGAAACCTCTCTTGGCCATTGGTTGGACGGCGTCGCCCCGTCCGCGCCGGCGACACCTTGACGACCCGCGTGCGAACACACCACTTGGCTCGCCTGTCTGGCAGGACCTTGATCGTCGGTGTCTGCGCAAGACGCGCTTGCCAGTATGTGAGTGTTCGCCGCCAACTTCCATCCGCTCATCGTCGACCCAGAGGCAGTTGTGCGCGTAGTCCTCAAGCCACGCAAGACCATTGGCTTCCGGACTCATGCTTCCCTCCGTCTCGAGATGCGTGCAACTAGACCCGCCGTTGTGCAACAGCGCTATTGACCTACGCCTCGCTCACGAGACCCGCCACAACCCCACACAACTGCTGAACTTCGGCTACTGACGGCTGTAGCTCATAGGCATGGAGATGGCAGGCATTGCTCAGGCGATGCCACGCGACCGCCGCGCGGCTAGCGACCTCGGCATCGTCGAGAACCCGCAGGATGAGCAACTGGCTGCGTGTGTTGGCGCTCGGTGCTCGGGCATCGACCTCGGTACAGCGCGCATCGATAATCTCCTCCAGTGCGCGGCGAGCCAGGAACGCGGCCATCCTTGCGGAAAGGCCGC contains the following coding sequences:
- a CDS encoding DUF3320 domain-containing protein yields the protein MNAVDHHALVGQTLTTLAGGLSPFVSQVLNQLLPPGTDWAELLRAKDGANGRRGGEYQSRDLALMLRAMTERLGELGYPFNKAMPRQAEIYAKELREVRNKWAHTGDFSDAETYRAIDSAELLLRAVGATDVAERVHKLKSAVAPAAPAGKHSLAPPVVSVSTAPPAAEDAPRIDIAAISDLSYAMAHCRIPVVDHITVDNTGGDRQGAVIEIDVVSADGSHGGPAEIHLDLFAHQPTVLRNVDLKLDPGSMLRVDEQRPGDIRVVLRDSTGAVLADAAKEVNILAANQWKATPPQLALEMLAAYVQPNAAVISGLMLDVSDRLQASTGNSSLDGYQSESPERVDAIVRAIFDAMKARDIRYAEPPASWGDIGQKVRTPAEVLEGRLGTCLDTTLVMAAVLEQCGINSTIWLLRGHAFLGYWRIDGALPNVSTTEPVEVVNQVDLTNIGLIETTMLTQSAVDATFDDARRSPHNRHLGDDLTNILGVTDVQQARRARIYPLPSRSVDSDGNVVVSEYKPGAGPVIAPYTASESKPAAQAGGVPARIRQWKNALLDLSLRNKLINYTDRAGYRLDVPGAALSRFEDAINAGAQISLLGSDEVQNVDIARGIRFGRDLPEPDRELLLADKHGAYIDITVASYKSKLRYLANKAKTIVEETGANNLYLAFGMLSWELADRQLKSPLVLVPVTLSTTNRGERYVLTMDEAGMSTPNYCLVEKLRTSLGLEIPALAQPDEDASGIDLTGTFNGVRQAIADAKLPFRVEDTVHLSILQFAKFPLWKDLDESWKELSRNSLVRHLIESPQNPFVDPISDLAEPNLDELSTTVPVPADASQLRAVADAVGGRTFVLEGPPGTGKSQTITNLLAHAMATGRRVLFVAEKRAALDVVKKRLESVGLGELSLDIHDKSARPAAVRAQIKHALELRLSHDADLLKTKLQVAESSRHSLARYADRLHEQNAVGQSLYTARSSELAADQDVTPLAVPRSLVTNPDPTVFDSVAQALRTLPEKVDDARPRPDHPWAFLDRVPPAGLDPARIHAAAVAFDNALTELQAGGIALDVLTKYDSPGDVDAWSRLTSEPRYPLAAVDGLHSPQGQAHLAGIEQVLAHLHQSRPEWLSTVTPAVVDLDVPAIHAAAVAADESGFFGRKKRRRAVLAQLTDVLAVDQAAVDLKTLSKLTEQLQQSHAIVADLRQRVSALPILVFDRTWNPFTDADAGHLSATVAAVRRIGQVLSAQPTQPRVADLRMFYASHPAGAFGPALQAWSTAWTQLAQVTGADIVRDGFISQWWAGRAARKLESAATIERWVALLQHVEPLTLADMPHARAQILAGNVVAEDASLAFDSGVAAASIAERLEASGLSEFDVTAHGKAIQRFTSSSSAIREELRRAIPAGLLADRKFDAYTESGQVGLLKRQLDRKRGGMSVRGLMDNFGELITQILPCTLMSPDSVARFFPARPDIFDIVVFDEASQIRVADAIGAMGRAKAVVVVGDSKQMPPTSFAEASASLDDEATDSPEVVADEESILSECVQSLVPQQWLSWHYRSQDEALIAFSNIHYYNGRLASFPAPLTPATGHGISLVRVDGQFQRSGKGKTLRTNQVEAERILADIRRRFAESPDKAPSIGVITFNSQQRDLIENLLRDTGDERLLQALDHPDGLFVKNLENVQGDERDTILFSVAFSKNDKGFVPLNFGPLSRPGGERRLNVAITRARCEVVLYSSFDPSDLRAEETTQVGTKHLRAYLEMAQRGVEMITQGGRRNAVIDRHRDDIADALRREDLVVRSDVGLSDFRVDLVVSDPDEPDQPLVAILLDGTEWYTRRTVADRDGLPIDVLSNLLHWPGVERIWLPEWLSQREATIGRIRDAVAAAKQRRLEPPAPSVEPVTISTTPEPAEFVAFKSAPSAASAPVSVRRHADLADYSPWMPVVIGGVSVLDEIHTSYNRSHVVKIAESIIETEAPVHKDRLARLVGGAFGLSRVSEDRKRAIQRVVPQEYARADDADFYWSTGTEPQMWRTVRVPESGESRPIDEVSLVELGNAMVVVAEQSGGALKDDLKRQAMALFGVKRMGAGVAARLDSALERAVAVGKLRVLPTGVVVAGAA